The following DNA comes from Polycladomyces subterraneus.
TTCCACTCAAAACACTAGCGGAATCAATCGCCAGGAAGATTTCCGATACCGTCGGTACGCCTCCCCAAATTGGTCCTCCATCATCCGTTCCTCCACGCTCATACGGTAGGAATACGCCGCCAAGTACACCATCAGATTGACTACTACCGCCGTGATTGACAATGTGGATACGGCAAATCCCAAAAAAACCAACATCGTCCCCAAATAGCCTGGGTGGCGAATGTATCGGTACCATCCAGATTGTACCAAGTGATGTCCCTGTTGAATCCCGATGAAGCGACTGAACAATCTACCCAAGGTGTGCATGGCGGAAGCTCTGATCCAGACACCCGACAAACCGATCACGATGCCGAGAATAAACCATGGATTTCCTATTGTCGGCTTTGGATCCATCACGTAGATCACAGTGGGTGCAACCGCCAACAAAAAAAGCGCCAAACCCAGAATGTAAGTGGATAGACAATATTGGCGTATTTCCTTCACTGGCGGTTTCCGTAACCATTCCAACCCCACATACAGTACGACCGGCAAATAAGCAAACGCGATCAAGAAATCATCTCCCCTGCCATTTCTTTCGTTGTGTTTTCAAAAATATGCAGAATAAAGAGGAGTGGACAGGGATAAGAGAAGACCGTCATTGGCGGAAAATTGTTGCTATGGTATGAAATACATCACATGGTGCAACTGTTCGTTCCAGTCTCGTAGCCTATCAATAAATATTTGTATCGGACATAGTCCAGAATTGCACAACCTCCGTTTTCCCAGGCAGTACCGACAGATAGTATGGGTGTGTATACCCATTGTTTAGATATAAAATACCTAGTAAAATAATGACTATGGCACGATCATTTCAACGCTCACCTTTAGCTCTAGCTGTACTTGTGCTCCTATATGAGAAACCCATGCATCCCTACCGGATGCAGCAACTGATCAAGGAACGCGGGAAGGATCAGGTCATCAACGTTCAGCGGCGGGCGAGCCTCTATCAGACCATCAAACAACTACGGCGGGAAGGGCTGATTACTGTTCGGGAGACCTCGCGTGAGGAAAACCGCCCTGAGCGGACGATTTATGAACTGACCGAGAAAGGGCTACAAATCGCTCGGGATTGGTTGCGGGATATGCTTTCAACATCTGCTCAGGAGTTCCCAGAATTTCCGGCAGCGGTCTCCCTATTACCTTTGCTTACCCCCGCTGATGTGTTATGCCAACTGGAGAAACGGGAGGCTGCAGTTACTGACAAGTTGGCTCGTATCGATTCCGAGCTTCGCCAAGAGGGAGGTGTATTACCCAGACTCTTTCTGCTTGAGATGGAATATTTACGCGCGATGCTCGAAGCTGAGCTCCAGTGGGTCCGCTCACTCATCGACGATTTGCGTTCCAAACGGATTACTTGGAGCGAAGAGTGGCTCCGCCAGTTCATAGCCTCTGATACAGAGATGGACACAGGGGAATAAGTTCACACCTTTATAAGGAGGAAGTTACATGTCCAAAAAAGCCCAAAAGGGTTATAAGGGCATCGGAATGGACGGTCCCATTGCCACGTGGTATGCGAAAAGTACCCAGAACAACATTGAGGATTACAAAAAAGATGCGGAAAAGGTGGCTGCATGTGTCCCGGAAGAAGCAGCTGTTCTTGAGCTTGCCCCTGGCCCGGGATACTTGTCGATCGAACTTGCAAAGCTCGGCAATTACAAAATAACCGGTTTGGACATCAGTAAAAAATTTGTTGAAATTGCGCGCGAGAAAGCCAAAGAAGCGGGTGTGGAAATTGACTTTCGTCAAGGGGATGCTTCCCGGATGCCCTTTGATGATCAAACATTTGATTTTATCATCTGTCGAGCGGCCTTTAAAAACTTTTCACAGCCCGTCGCTGCCCTTGACGAGATGAATCGGGTGTTGAAGGACGGCGGAAAAGCCGTGATCATCGATTTGCGGGGAGATGTTTCCCCGGAAGCAGTGGATAAACATATTGAAGAGGAGTTGGGTTTAACCGGATTTCAATACCTCCTGACAAAATGGATATTTCGATTGTCACTCATCAAACGGGCTTATACGAAAGAGGAGTTTAGGCAGTTGGTATCAAAGAGCAAATTTCAGACATGCAAGATTCAAGAGGATACGATCGGTTTGGAGGTTTGGCTTGAAAAGTGACTTCTCAGCTTGACAAGTGATCCGTTCGACATGTTGGTTCCCAAAGGGGGCTATTTTTTTAGCCCTCCAGTAACCGGACAGTTGAAAAGATGGGGAGTGAAGCCGCTCCAGATCTGCTTGTCCCCATATTTTCCCGAATGTTCAGTCGAGTGGTTGCAGGGAATGGAAATCTCCAGTTCGAAACGTATGGTGAATGCTTTGTTGCAATTCGAATGGATGTGGAAAAGGAGTGATTCGTGATGGAACCGGTCATTGTTGTGGAACATTTGCACAAACGCTACCGAAATGTCCATGCCGTCAACGATGTGAGCTTTTCGGTGAATATGGGCGAAATCTACGGAATCTTGGGACCAAACGGGGCGGGTAAAACGACGACGATTGAAATGTTGGAAGGATTGAGGAAGCGGGATGAGGGAACGATTCGTATTCTCGGGTTAGACCCGGATACGCATCCATACGAATTGCGGGAACGCATCGGAATCCAGTTCCAGTCCACGTCGGTACAGGAACGGATGAAAGTGAAAGAGGCCCTTCAATTGTTTTCTTCCTTCTACAGAAATAGGCGGGAAATCGACCCGATTGTCAACGCATTGGGCTTGGAACCGTACCTGGATACACCCTTCGGACAGCTGTCCGGCGGTTGGAAACAACGGGTCACGCTCGCGCTCGCCACAATTCATGATCCGGCAATTGTCTTTCTCGATGAACCCAGCGCCGGATTGGATCCGCACGCCCGGCGGGAATTGTGGGAACTCATTCTCCAGCTGCGCAAAGAAGGAAAAACGATTGTCCTTACCACCCATTACATGGAAGAAGCGGAACGCTTGTGCGACCGGGTGGCGATGTTTCACAAAGGACGGATCCTCGCTGTGGACAAGCCGCAAAGACTGGTGGCCACATGGGGCAAAGTCCGTTATCTGCATGTCGAATCGTTTGAGGCGGACGAACAGCGGCTGCGTATGCTGCCGGGAGTGTCCGAAGTGAAACGGGACGGACATGTGTATCACGTGTTTGCCCGGGATTTGCAATCGGCCGCATTGCATCTGTTCCGGTTAGCGGACGAGGAAGGATGGATCATTCGTTCTTTCCGCTTTGAAACGGGGAGTTTGGAGGATTTGTTCATTTCTCTGGTGAAGGAGGAATCCGCATGAACGCACTCGGCAGATTGACTTGGATGGAAATGAAGTTGTTTTTCCGGGAAAAGCAGGCTGTCTTCTGGACGTTTCTCTTTCCCCGTCCTGATGATCTGGCTGTTCGGCTCCATGTTCGGCAACAAAAAGATGCCGGGAGGATGGAGTTACAGTGACATGTACATCCCTTCCTGGATTGCGGTCAATTTGCTGACAACTGCGCTTTTCACCATCGGAACGGTGTTGGCGGCATACCGGGAGCAGGGAGTTCTACGTCGGTACCAGGCCACCCCTGTCCACTCCTGGATGGTATTGGGGGCCTATATGTTGTATGGTACCCTTATCTTTCTCATCAGTGCGGTCGTCATCGTGGTGTTCGGTTGGTCGGTGTACCATTTGGACGCACCCAAATACCCTTTGAGTGTCATCACCGGGTTGCTGTTGTCGATCTTGGCACTGCTCCCGTTCGGATTATTCCTCACTTCCCTGGCGAAAAACAGTCGGACAGCCACAGCGATCAGTTCCCTGTTTTTGAATTTGATGCTGTTTTTGTCGGGGGCCACGTTTCCTCTCGAGATGATGCCTTCCATCCTGCAAAAGGCGGCCAAGATTTTGCCGCTCTACTATGTGGTCGACCTGCTTCGCCGAACATGGAATGAGTCATCCATCTGGGATTGCGGTCGTGATGTAACCGTATTGATCGGGATCGCTGCGGCATCCATCGTCTTGTCAATCCGATTCTTCCGATGGGGGGATTGAAAAACACAAGTTGTAGTATTGGTCAAAAAATCATTATACAAGGTATAGTGTTTGAATAGATCTTCCGCGATCGATTTTTCGTCTGTTTTTGACGGATGAAGAGGTTGGACAATTGGAAAACCGGTAAGATACAATGGACCTACTTTTGGACAACGACATACCGTGGGAAAAGGTGGAGTGGATTGTCCACTCTCGAAGAGGGAAGCCGGTGAAAATCCGGCGCGGTCCCGCCACTGTGAATGGGGAGCCGGGCCGTATGTCACTGTCGAAAGACGGGAAGACACGGCCATCAGGGGGCAGTATGTCAGGTCAATTCTCAGATCGATCAACTAGCAGCCCCCAATGCGATGATCCATGAGCCAGGAGACCTGCCTTTTCCGACAACACCGTTGACCTACGAGGATAGGGAGGTGTTTGATGTGCCGCGTGTCGCGATCGGTACGATCGGCTTATGCGGGTCGTGCCGTTTTTGTGTTCACGGTTGGATTAGTGCCCCCATCAAACACTTCCCTTGAAAGGGAAGTTTTTTATTTGTCCGCATCTGAAATGGGAAAGGGTGCTTGTAGATGGAACAAGTAGAAGTAAAAAAAGAGACGGACTGGGAGTCGCTCGTTCGCTCGGTCTGCGAAGAGACGGGAAATCTTGATGCCCATTCACTGATCGTCGCTGCCAAGGCGCAGCTGCGGGAAGGCATGACGGACCGAGAAGTTTTGCGGACATTGGCACATACGGCGGTAGAACAAACCAGCGTCGATCAACCGGGTTGGCAGTTTGTCGCAGCCCGTTTGCTGGCGGAGGAATTGTATCGTACGGCAGCGCACAACCGGGGATATGATCGCGAGCAGGGAACGTACGGGGATTTTTACGATCTGCTTCAACAGTTGACGGCGAAAGGGTTGTATGGTTCCTATCTGCTGGAACATTACACTGAGGCGGAAATCCGCGAACTGGAAGTTTCCATCCGTCCGGAGCGGGATCAGTTGTTTCATTACATCGGATTGAAGATTCTGGCGGACCGGTATCTCGTGCGGAATTATGACGGTGCGGTAATGGAGTTGCCGCAGGAACGATTCATGGTGATCGCCATGCATCTGGCGATGAAGGAACTGGACCGGTTGACGTGGGCCAAACGGATGTACGACGTGTTGTCCCGTTTGGAGGTCACGGTGGCGACACCGACGATGAGCAATGCGGGGCGACCGTTGCACCAGCTCTCTTCCTGTTTCATCGATACCGTCGACGATTCGCTGTGGTCTATTTACAATACCAACACCGCTACCGCCCAGGTGTCCAAACACGGTGGCGGTGTGGGCATCTATCTGGGAAAGGTGCGGTCCAAGGGGTCCAAAATTCGCGGGCACAAAGGCGCTTCCGGCGGTGTCATCCCCTGGGTGCGTAATTTCAACAACACTGCCGTAGCGGTGGATCAACTGGGTGTGCGTAAAGGGGCATTCGCCATCTATCTGGATGTGTGGCATGCAGACATCCTGGACTTTTTGAACCTGAAGACCAACAACGGTGACGACCGTTTAAAAGCGCACGATATCTTCCC
Coding sequences within:
- a CDS encoding methyltransferase family protein is translated as MIAFAYLPVVLYVGLEWLRKPPVKEIRQYCLSTYILGLALFLLAVAPTVIYVMDPKPTIGNPWFILGIVIGLSGVWIRASAMHTLGRLFSRFIGIQQGHHLVQSGWYRYIRHPGYLGTMLVFLGFAVSTLSITAVVVNLMVYLAAYSYRMSVEERMMEDQFGEAYRRYRKSSWRLIPLVF
- a CDS encoding PadR family transcriptional regulator → MARSFQRSPLALAVLVLLYEKPMHPYRMQQLIKERGKDQVINVQRRASLYQTIKQLRREGLITVRETSREENRPERTIYELTEKGLQIARDWLRDMLSTSAQEFPEFPAAVSLLPLLTPADVLCQLEKREAAVTDKLARIDSELRQEGGVLPRLFLLEMEYLRAMLEAELQWVRSLIDDLRSKRITWSEEWLRQFIASDTEMDTGE
- a CDS encoding class I SAM-dependent methyltransferase, with amino-acid sequence MSKKAQKGYKGIGMDGPIATWYAKSTQNNIEDYKKDAEKVAACVPEEAAVLELAPGPGYLSIELAKLGNYKITGLDISKKFVEIAREKAKEAGVEIDFRQGDASRMPFDDQTFDFIICRAAFKNFSQPVAALDEMNRVLKDGGKAVIIDLRGDVSPEAVDKHIEEELGLTGFQYLLTKWIFRLSLIKRAYTKEEFRQLVSKSKFQTCKIQEDTIGLEVWLEK
- a CDS encoding ABC transporter ATP-binding protein encodes the protein MEPVIVVEHLHKRYRNVHAVNDVSFSVNMGEIYGILGPNGAGKTTTIEMLEGLRKRDEGTIRILGLDPDTHPYELRERIGIQFQSTSVQERMKVKEALQLFSSFYRNRREIDPIVNALGLEPYLDTPFGQLSGGWKQRVTLALATIHDPAIVFLDEPSAGLDPHARRELWELILQLRKEGKTIVLTTHYMEEAERLCDRVAMFHKGRILAVDKPQRLVATWGKVRYLHVESFEADEQRLRMLPGVSEVKRDGHVYHVFARDLQSAALHLFRLADEEGWIIRSFRFETGSLEDLFISLVKEESA
- a CDS encoding ABC transporter permease, whose amino-acid sequence is MFGNKKMPGGWSYSDMYIPSWIAVNLLTTALFTIGTVLAAYREQGVLRRYQATPVHSWMVLGAYMLYGTLIFLISAVVIVVFGWSVYHLDAPKYPLSVITGLLLSILALLPFGLFLTSLAKNSRTATAISSLFLNLMLFLSGATFPLEMMPSILQKAAKILPLYYVVDLLRRTWNESSIWDCGRDVTVLIGIAAASIVLSIRFFRWGD